In one window of Desulforhabdus amnigena DNA:
- a CDS encoding glutamate-5-semialdehyde dehydrogenase: protein MREEILMMGKRAREAARHMANVNSGVKRQALELMAVALERESQAIGSANEKDIQAALEKGLSKPKVDRLRLTDKVVGEMVSGLREVAMLPDPVGEITRMWTRPNGLRVGKMRIPLGVIGIIYESRPNVTVDAAALCIKAGNAVFLRGGSEAFHSNRCLTNILQGALKDAGLPETVVQLVGTTDRDAVLDMLKLEEQIDVMIPRGGEELIRFVTEHARMPVLKHYKGVCHLYVDSQADLFMAEEIALNAKVQRPSACNALETLLVHQEVADKFLPRMAAAFRKAGVELRGCERTRMYVPDCVPATEEDWYAEYLDLILAVRVVNGMDEAVRHISTYGSDHTEAIITENFHRAHRFLQEVQSSLVLVNASTRFNDGFQLGLGAEIGISTSKLHAFGPMGIEELTTTKFIALGNGQVRS from the coding sequence ATGCGTGAAGAAATCCTCATGATGGGTAAGCGGGCGCGCGAGGCGGCTCGTCATATGGCAAATGTGAACAGTGGCGTCAAGCGGCAGGCGCTGGAACTCATGGCGGTTGCGCTGGAAAGAGAAAGTCAGGCGATCGGATCTGCCAACGAGAAAGATATACAGGCGGCTCTGGAAAAGGGACTTTCCAAGCCCAAAGTGGACCGGCTCCGTTTGACCGACAAAGTTGTCGGAGAGATGGTGAGCGGCTTGCGTGAAGTGGCCATGTTGCCTGATCCCGTCGGAGAAATCACCCGCATGTGGACCCGCCCCAACGGACTGCGTGTGGGCAAAATGCGAATTCCTCTGGGAGTGATTGGAATCATTTATGAATCCAGACCCAACGTGACTGTGGATGCGGCGGCCCTCTGCATCAAGGCCGGCAATGCCGTTTTTCTTCGGGGTGGCTCTGAAGCCTTTCACTCCAATCGATGTCTGACAAACATTTTGCAGGGGGCTTTGAAGGATGCGGGGCTTCCCGAAACAGTGGTCCAGCTTGTGGGAACAACGGACAGGGACGCCGTCCTCGATATGCTCAAACTGGAGGAACAGATCGATGTCATGATTCCGCGCGGGGGGGAAGAATTGATCCGCTTCGTGACGGAGCATGCCCGTATGCCCGTGCTCAAGCACTATAAAGGGGTCTGTCACCTTTATGTGGATTCTCAAGCGGACCTGTTCATGGCCGAAGAGATCGCCTTGAACGCCAAGGTTCAGCGCCCCAGCGCGTGCAATGCCCTGGAAACCCTTTTGGTTCACCAGGAAGTTGCCGACAAGTTCCTGCCCCGAATGGCAGCCGCTTTTCGGAAGGCCGGGGTGGAGCTGCGCGGCTGTGAGCGGACCCGGATGTATGTCCCTGATTGCGTTCCCGCTACGGAGGAAGATTGGTATGCGGAATACCTGGATCTCATCCTGGCTGTGCGTGTGGTGAACGGAATGGATGAAGCCGTTCGGCACATATCCACTTATGGGTCTGACCATACGGAAGCCATCATTACCGAGAATTTTCATAGGGCCCATCGTTTCCTTCAGGAGGTGCAGTCTTCTCTGGTCCTTGTCAATGCTTCCACCCGGTTCAATGACGGCTTTCAATTGGGATTGGGGGCCGAAATCGGTATTTCCACGTCCAAATTGCACGCCTTCGGTCCCATGGGCATCGAAGAACTGACCACCACAAAATTCATCGCACTGGGCAATGGTCAGGTGAGGAGCTGA
- the proB gene encoding glutamate 5-kinase: MTLDLTDRKSFFSRCRRLVIKVGSAVLTGPRGLNRVMIHRLSDQIAELRERNGDCQIVIVTSGAVASGVRKIGLSERPRTIPHKQATAAVGQGVLMESWEAAFDKYELLVAQLLLTSEDLAHRHRYLNARNTLETLLDWGILPIINENDTVVVEEIKFGDNDQLSAMIAGLIGADLVINLTDTQGLYDCDPRTHASARLIPVVNRVDAKLLACATPQPGAVGTGGMLSKVNAARKCLASGIPMIIAPGKERDILLRLFEGEELGTLFLPRKRLYHGKKLWLANLPKPAGDLILDDGAVLALQKRGKSLLPIGIREIRGTFGVGTPVRCLDQAGNVIGIGLCNYRSTEIDQIKGRHTEEIEGIIGYKHSDEVIHRNNFVLSGEDIEEERAEGGTDA; encoded by the coding sequence GTGACGTTAGATCTTACGGACCGGAAGTCGTTTTTCAGCCGTTGTCGTCGGTTGGTCATCAAAGTGGGAAGTGCCGTTTTGACGGGTCCGCGTGGATTGAACCGGGTCATGATTCACCGTCTCAGTGATCAGATTGCGGAACTGAGGGAACGCAACGGGGATTGCCAGATTGTCATTGTTACGTCGGGTGCTGTCGCTTCCGGAGTGCGGAAGATCGGTTTGTCCGAACGCCCTCGTACCATTCCTCATAAGCAGGCAACGGCTGCGGTCGGCCAGGGGGTCTTGATGGAGTCCTGGGAGGCCGCATTTGACAAATACGAACTGCTCGTGGCTCAGTTGCTGCTTACCAGTGAGGACCTGGCGCATCGTCATCGGTATCTCAATGCGCGCAATACCCTGGAAACCCTCCTGGATTGGGGAATATTGCCCATCATCAATGAAAATGATACGGTGGTCGTTGAAGAGATCAAGTTTGGAGACAACGACCAGCTTTCCGCCATGATTGCCGGCCTCATCGGAGCGGATCTCGTGATCAATTTGACGGATACGCAGGGGTTGTATGACTGTGATCCCCGAACACATGCTTCGGCACGCCTCATCCCGGTAGTAAATCGAGTGGATGCGAAGCTGCTGGCATGCGCCACTCCGCAGCCCGGCGCTGTGGGAACGGGGGGCATGTTGAGCAAGGTCAATGCGGCTAGGAAGTGCCTCGCTTCGGGGATTCCCATGATCATTGCTCCAGGAAAAGAGCGTGATATACTCCTGAGGCTTTTTGAAGGGGAAGAACTCGGGACGCTCTTCCTGCCGCGCAAAAGACTCTATCACGGCAAGAAGCTGTGGCTGGCCAATCTGCCCAAGCCGGCAGGAGATCTTATCCTGGATGATGGAGCGGTATTGGCTCTTCAAAAAAGGGGGAAATCCCTTCTCCCCATAGGAATTCGCGAAATCCGCGGCACATTCGGTGTAGGGACACCCGTTCGCTGCCTGGATCAGGCGGGGAACGTCATCGGAATAGGCTTGTGCAACTACAGATCCACTGAAATCGACCAGATCAAAGGGCGGCACACGGAAGAGATCGAAGGGATCATCGGCTATAAGCATTCAGACGAGGTGATCCACCGGAATAATTTTGTCCTGTCCGGTGAAGACATCGAAGAAGAGAGGGCTGAGGGAGGAACCGATGCGTGA
- the obgE gene encoding GTPase ObgE, which yields MKFVDEVKVRVRAGNGGHGCVSFRREKYVPKGGPDGGDGGKGGDVILEATEKKHTLLDFRYRHLFHATSGKHGSGQNRHGRSGEDLILEVPLGTVVKDAETKETLIDLTEPGQRWLAAKGGLGGRGNARFVSSTRQVPRFAQDGQEGEEREFVLELKLIADVGLVGLPNAGKSTLITAISAARPKIADYPFTTLVPNLGVVQYGDAPPFVVADIPGLIEGAHQGAGLGIRFLRHIERTRILVHLVDVSQLPQDDPLHPYRQVDNELKNYSDVIQDKKKIIVLNKIDMIPSSGKLCAITEAYGKLGYPVLLVSALRKEGVKELVRLLAQMLHETEEESG from the coding sequence ATGAAATTTGTGGATGAAGTCAAAGTCCGGGTCAGAGCAGGAAATGGCGGGCATGGTTGCGTGAGTTTTCGGCGCGAAAAATATGTGCCCAAAGGGGGCCCGGATGGCGGAGACGGGGGGAAAGGCGGCGATGTTATTCTGGAAGCTACTGAAAAGAAACATACCCTCCTGGATTTTCGTTATCGGCATCTCTTTCATGCGACGTCCGGAAAACACGGATCCGGTCAGAACCGGCACGGCAGAAGTGGTGAGGATCTGATACTGGAAGTGCCTCTGGGTACCGTCGTCAAGGATGCGGAAACGAAGGAGACCCTGATAGACCTCACTGAACCCGGACAACGCTGGCTCGCTGCGAAGGGCGGGTTGGGAGGGCGGGGCAATGCCCGGTTTGTCTCCTCCACTCGGCAGGTGCCGCGGTTTGCCCAGGACGGTCAGGAAGGTGAGGAGCGGGAATTTGTCCTGGAACTGAAGCTCATTGCTGATGTAGGACTGGTGGGCCTTCCCAACGCAGGAAAGTCTACCTTGATTACAGCCATTTCAGCGGCACGCCCCAAAATTGCCGACTATCCTTTCACCACCCTTGTTCCCAATCTGGGCGTCGTTCAATATGGAGATGCTCCGCCATTTGTGGTGGCGGATATTCCCGGCTTGATCGAAGGGGCGCACCAAGGGGCCGGCTTGGGCATTCGGTTTCTGCGCCACATCGAGCGGACACGCATCCTGGTCCATCTAGTCGATGTTTCACAACTCCCCCAGGACGACCCGCTGCATCCCTATCGGCAGGTGGATAATGAATTGAAAAATTATTCGGACGTGATTCAAGACAAGAAGAAGATCATTGTCCTCAACAAGATCGATATGATTCCCTCCTCCGGGAAACTCTGTGCGATCACCGAAGCATATGGCAAACTGGGCTATCCGGTTTTACTTGTTTCCGCTCTTCGCAAGGAGGGAGTCAAGGAACTGGTGCGCCTTTTGGCTCAAATGCTCCATGAAACCGAAGAGGAGTCGGGTTGA
- the rpmA gene encoding 50S ribosomal protein L27, with the protein MAHKKAGGSSRNGRDSAGQRRGVKRFGGELVRAGNILVRQVGTQFHPGKNVGMGRDYTIFALIDGMVAFEYKDKTRQKISVYPIPTQE; encoded by the coding sequence ATGGCACATAAGAAGGCGGGCGGAAGTTCCCGAAATGGCCGCGATAGCGCCGGTCAGCGGCGTGGCGTCAAACGCTTTGGGGGTGAATTGGTTCGGGCCGGAAATATTCTGGTGCGACAGGTGGGAACGCAGTTTCACCCTGGGAAAAATGTCGGGATGGGCAGAGACTATACCATTTTTGCTTTGATCGATGGTATGGTGGCTTTTGAATACAAGGACAAAACACGCCAGAAGATCAGCGTTTATCCTATTCCCACGCAAGAATAA
- the rplU gene encoding 50S ribosomal protein L21: protein MYAIFKSGGRQYEARPGAVVKLEKLPGEVGENLTLDQVLLFSDGEQVQVGQPLVQDVAIRARIVEQGRHRKIIVFKSKRRKDYQKKQGHRQYYTAVRIDGIEKQA from the coding sequence ATGTATGCAATTTTTAAATCGGGTGGCAGGCAGTACGAAGCCAGGCCCGGGGCGGTCGTGAAGCTTGAAAAACTCCCCGGTGAAGTGGGCGAGAATTTAACGTTGGACCAGGTGCTTTTGTTCTCTGATGGCGAACAGGTCCAGGTGGGACAGCCCCTCGTGCAGGATGTGGCCATCCGGGCTCGTATTGTGGAACAGGGGCGCCATCGCAAGATCATTGTCTTCAAGTCCAAAAGACGTAAAGATTATCAGAAGAAACAGGGGCATCGCCAGTATTATACGGCGGTGCGCATCGATGGAATCGAAAAGCAGGCATAA
- a CDS encoding YggT family protein: MFIISNLFTALATILHIVLNAYMWLIIARAVLSWVNPDPYNPIVRFLYSVTEPLLLTIRRRIPISFGGIDFSPMIVILAIIFLDSFLVRTLAQLAVMMGG; encoded by the coding sequence ATGTTCATAATAAGCAATCTCTTCACTGCCCTGGCCACAATTCTCCATATAGTTCTCAATGCCTACATGTGGCTCATCATTGCGCGGGCTGTTCTCTCCTGGGTCAACCCGGACCCGTACAACCCCATTGTCCGATTTCTCTACAGCGTGACGGAACCCCTTCTTTTAACTATTCGGCGCCGCATACCGATAAGCTTCGGGGGGATCGATTTTTCACCCATGATCGTGATTCTGGCGATCATCTTTCTGGACAGTTTTTTGGTGAGGACTCTGGCGCAGTTGGCTGTGATGATGGGCGGTTAG
- a CDS encoding DivIVA domain-containing protein, producing the protein MGWNAVEIQHRRFRMRWMGLDPHEVEMFAQQMAEELQIQKRDNASLRKDLQEREEELKEYKQREKTIRNVLMSVHKSAEQIKENAEKEAKLIVAQAELNAENILRGANQRLTQLHEEIGELKRHRLQLESKLRSVLESYQQLLDLEKEDAKEDEQPAKVTLLSR; encoded by the coding sequence ATGGGATGGAATGCGGTCGAAATACAGCATCGGCGTTTTCGCATGCGCTGGATGGGCCTGGATCCACACGAAGTCGAGATGTTCGCTCAGCAGATGGCGGAAGAATTACAGATCCAAAAAAGAGATAACGCCTCTTTGCGAAAAGATCTTCAGGAGCGCGAAGAGGAACTCAAGGAATACAAGCAACGTGAAAAGACCATCCGCAACGTCTTGATGAGCGTTCACAAAAGCGCCGAACAAATCAAGGAAAATGCAGAGAAAGAAGCCAAACTGATTGTGGCCCAGGCGGAACTCAATGCGGAAAATATCCTGCGCGGAGCCAATCAGCGTTTGACTCAACTTCATGAAGAGATCGGCGAGCTGAAACGGCACAGGCTTCAGCTGGAGAGCAAACTGCGTTCTGTCCTGGAATCCTATCAGCAACTGCTCGATCTGGAAAAAGAAGATGCGAAAGAGGATGAACAGCCTGCCAAGGTTACATTGTTGAGCCGCTGA
- a CDS encoding Trm112 family protein, whose protein sequence is MAISKELLDILACPKCKGTIILNETQDGLICNNCKLIYEIRDGIPIMLIDEAKPLQE, encoded by the coding sequence ATGGCTATCAGTAAAGAATTATTGGATATTTTAGCATGTCCCAAATGCAAGGGAACCATCATTCTCAACGAGACGCAAGATGGTCTGATCTGCAACAATTGCAAACTCATCTACGAAATCCGGGATGGTATCCCCATCATGCTGATTGATGAGGCCAAGCCCTTACAAGAGTAA
- the rfaE1 gene encoding D-glycero-beta-D-manno-heptose-7-phosphate kinase translates to MHNHFHLSREQKRHLLEAIERFPHRRILVVGDLMLDLFIWGEVRRISPEAPVPVVEVCEESRLLGGTANVVHNVASLGGQVLVTGIIGDDGPGEELMQLLRSIHVPTEGLVVETGRPTTIKTRIIAQNQQVVRFDRECRIPLRRESVGDILSHIAGNLENIDGIIVSDYAKGVVTPEFMDALRSLTATCRFPVIVDPKVQHTELYRHFTMITPNHHEASRMSGIEIRDEKSLVEAGRILLKRLQCKTVLITRGKEGMSLFHQDGEVFHIPTVARRVFDVTGAGDTVIATLALGIVAGLSMVEAALLANLAAGIVVGEVGTTAVAASQLFQTVEKAQSE, encoded by the coding sequence ATGCACAACCATTTTCATCTCTCGCGGGAACAGAAGCGACATCTCCTGGAAGCCATAGAACGATTTCCTCACCGCCGCATTCTGGTAGTCGGCGACCTTATGCTGGACCTCTTCATTTGGGGGGAGGTACGCCGCATTTCCCCCGAAGCTCCTGTGCCGGTAGTGGAAGTGTGTGAAGAAAGCCGGCTTCTGGGAGGCACAGCGAATGTGGTGCACAATGTCGCCTCTTTGGGAGGACAAGTGCTCGTAACGGGAATCATCGGAGACGACGGGCCGGGGGAGGAACTGATGCAGCTTTTGCGGAGTATCCATGTCCCCACCGAGGGCCTCGTCGTCGAAACGGGCAGACCGACTACCATAAAGACACGGATTATTGCTCAGAATCAGCAAGTGGTCCGTTTCGACCGTGAATGCCGGATCCCGCTGCGGAGAGAGTCCGTCGGAGACATTCTTTCTCACATTGCAGGCAACCTGGAAAATATTGACGGTATCATCGTTTCGGACTATGCCAAAGGTGTGGTGACCCCGGAATTCATGGACGCCTTGAGATCTCTTACCGCCACATGCCGCTTCCCCGTGATTGTCGATCCCAAAGTGCAGCATACTGAGCTCTACCGGCATTTCACCATGATCACCCCCAACCATCACGAAGCCTCCAGAATGAGCGGTATTGAAATACGCGATGAAAAATCACTGGTTGAGGCGGGAAGAATCCTGTTGAAGCGCCTTCAATGCAAAACGGTTCTCATCACACGGGGGAAGGAAGGCATGAGCCTTTTTCATCAAGATGGGGAGGTATTTCACATCCCCACGGTGGCGAGACGCGTTTTTGACGTGACGGGTGCGGGCGATACGGTCATTGCAACTCTGGCTCTTGGTATCGTCGCGGGTTTGTCCATGGTGGAAGCGGCTCTTCTGGCCAATCTCGCCGCAGGAATCGTGGTCGGTGAGGTGGGAACCACCGCCGTCGCAGCGTCCCAACTTTTCCAAACGGTCGAGAAGGCTCAGAGCGAATAG
- a CDS encoding DUF4416 family protein, with product MSEPRKPSPAKLMMGILFRDFDLQRRVLKRLCEEFGPMDFLTEPEPFSYTHYYDREMGAGIYRQTVSFLQLAPLESLPDIKFFTNALEKENSLDGRRQINLDPGLLSEERLILATGKNYTHRIHLRDGIYADLTLIYQGGAYQSLPWTYPDYQNPELRHFLGILRMKLAFQRNGRLPRKYITKGENP from the coding sequence ATGAGTGAACCCAGAAAGCCCTCACCTGCCAAGCTCATGATGGGGATCCTTTTTCGCGATTTCGACCTGCAGCGACGTGTGCTGAAGCGTCTGTGCGAAGAGTTCGGCCCCATGGATTTCTTGACGGAACCTGAGCCCTTTTCCTACACACATTACTATGACCGGGAAATGGGAGCCGGGATTTATCGCCAGACGGTGAGCTTCCTGCAATTGGCGCCGCTGGAAAGCCTTCCGGACATCAAGTTTTTCACCAATGCGCTGGAAAAGGAAAATTCTCTCGATGGCAGACGGCAGATCAATCTGGATCCTGGGTTGCTCAGTGAGGAAAGGCTGATCCTTGCCACGGGGAAAAACTACACGCACCGCATTCATTTGAGAGACGGGATTTATGCCGATTTGACTCTTATCTATCAGGGTGGGGCTTATCAGAGCCTGCCTTGGACGTACCCCGACTACCAGAATCCGGAATTGCGCCATTTCCTCGGCATCTTGAGAATGAAGCTTGCCTTTCAACGAAATGGGCGATTGCCTCGAAAGTACATAACAAAAGGAGAAAACCCTTGA
- a CDS encoding YicC/YloC family endoribonuclease, with protein sequence MICSMTAFGRTQKEESGYSVTVEIRSLNGRYLDIVLRLPKNYLEFEEPLRKQIAQVARRGRVEVFVQIETTQIEQKAPRLHIPLARYYWAQLQELHRELPGIDPPKMEHLLRIPHIFESHKEEGDRDVLQKILMNAVAETLEQVRQMRCREGEALLQDCLNRLSTLRRELAVIDSRKDLILEEYQQRLRDRIQELLGDIQVDENRILQEAACSAERSDINEEIVRLNSHFDQLETLLTTSREADGRKLDFLTQELHREVNTIGCKTGDLEALQAVVRMKSEIGKLKEQVQNVE encoded by the coding sequence TTGATTTGCAGTATGACCGCTTTTGGACGGACCCAAAAGGAAGAATCCGGTTACTCCGTTACAGTTGAAATTCGGAGCCTGAACGGCCGTTATCTGGATATCGTTTTGCGCCTGCCCAAAAACTATCTGGAGTTTGAAGAGCCTCTGCGCAAGCAGATCGCCCAAGTTGCGCGGCGCGGCCGGGTTGAAGTGTTCGTGCAAATCGAAACCACACAGATTGAACAAAAAGCACCCCGCCTGCATATCCCACTGGCCCGCTACTATTGGGCACAACTTCAGGAACTGCATCGGGAACTTCCCGGAATCGATCCTCCCAAAATGGAACATCTTCTCAGGATCCCCCACATTTTCGAATCCCACAAGGAAGAAGGGGATAGAGACGTTCTTCAAAAGATCCTCATGAACGCCGTTGCAGAAACCCTCGAACAAGTCCGTCAGATGCGATGCCGTGAGGGCGAAGCGCTTTTGCAGGACTGCCTCAACCGCCTGTCGACACTGCGCCGGGAATTGGCGGTGATCGACAGCAGGAAGGATCTGATCCTGGAGGAATATCAGCAGAGGCTGAGGGACAGGATTCAAGAACTTCTGGGCGATATCCAGGTGGATGAAAACCGCATTTTGCAGGAAGCGGCCTGTTCTGCAGAGCGCTCGGACATCAATGAGGAGATTGTCCGATTGAACAGTCATTTCGACCAACTGGAGACGCTCCTGACCACATCCAGGGAGGCGGATGGAAGAAAACTCGACTTTCTTACCCAGGAACTGCACCGTGAAGTCAACACGATCGGCTGCAAAACAGGTGACCTGGAGGCCCTTCAGGCGGTTGTGCGCATGAAGAGCGAAATCGGCAAATTGAAAGAGCAGGTCCAAAATGTGGAATAA
- a CDS encoding DUF370 domain-containing protein has protein sequence MEVKLLNIGFGNTVLANRVVAIVSPASAPMKRLKEDAKLANKLVDATMGRRTRSIIITDSDHVILSGVQAETIAQRLLTDNNPKDVNLLKAEKE, from the coding sequence ATGGAAGTCAAATTGTTGAATATCGGTTTTGGGAATACCGTGCTCGCCAATCGAGTCGTTGCCATTGTCTCTCCTGCATCCGCTCCCATGAAGCGTCTCAAAGAGGATGCCAAGCTGGCCAACAAGCTTGTAGACGCCACCATGGGCCGTCGCACACGGTCCATCATCATCACCGACAGCGATCATGTCATTCTCTCGGGCGTACAGGCCGAAACCATCGCTCAAAGGCTGTTGACCGACAACAACCCCAAGGATGTCAACCTTCTCAAGGCGGAAAAAGAATAG
- the gmk gene encoding guanylate kinase → MLPQDQRGQLFVISAPSGVGKTTIIRTILAQWPSLRFSVSCTTRSPRAGETPGKDYHFLSHEEFERGIQSGRFLEWAQVHGQYYGTDGEQIEEWLIDGEDVLLDIDVQGARQVRCAHPGVQSIFILPPSMKALEERLRGRNTESPEQLAARLTAARKEIQEAHWYDYIVVNDILEDAIADLQAILRSCRCKRMFQLEKVRTFLIPQTPF, encoded by the coding sequence ATGCTTCCACAGGATCAGAGAGGTCAGCTTTTTGTCATTTCAGCCCCTTCGGGCGTAGGCAAAACCACCATCATCCGGACCATCCTTGCGCAATGGCCAAGCCTGCGTTTTTCCGTTTCTTGCACGACCCGTTCCCCTCGCGCTGGGGAAACTCCGGGCAAGGACTACCACTTTCTGAGCCATGAAGAATTTGAAAGGGGCATCCAGTCGGGCCGGTTTCTTGAATGGGCCCAGGTACACGGCCAATACTACGGAACGGACGGTGAACAGATCGAAGAGTGGCTGATCGACGGCGAAGATGTGCTTCTGGATATTGATGTTCAGGGAGCCCGCCAGGTGCGTTGTGCCCATCCAGGCGTACAGAGCATTTTCATCCTTCCACCTTCCATGAAGGCCCTGGAAGAAAGGCTTCGAGGCCGTAACACCGAATCCCCTGAACAACTGGCCGCACGATTGACCGCCGCCCGGAAGGAAATCCAAGAAGCTCACTGGTATGATTACATTGTCGTAAACGATATTCTCGAAGACGCCATCGCCGACCTGCAGGCCATCTTGCGTTCCTGCCGCTGCAAGAGAATGTTTCAACTGGAAAAAGTAAGAACCTTCCTGATTCCCCAAACGCCTTTCTAA
- the rlmB gene encoding 23S rRNA (guanosine(2251)-2'-O)-methyltransferase RlmB, translated as MQGQRKERHTETASRRHSGKGPQHPPQDLWISGINPVREALRADRMVIREMILARTDQRVQELMDWAKQKGIALRHETREFLSTQVGHDHHQGVALRANEYPYASLESILEGAAGEREPVIILDCIQDPQNFGALLRSACFLGAKAVVIPSDRSARVTAAVIKVAAGATSYIPIVQATNLTRVLETLKESGLWIVGLDVAGNQSLYEADLSLPLGLVVGNEQKGLRPLVRKHCDFLVQIPVLGPIQSLNAAAAGAIALAEVQRQRLTKRK; from the coding sequence ATGCAGGGACAACGCAAAGAAAGACACACCGAAACAGCCTCGAGACGGCATTCGGGGAAAGGGCCTCAACACCCGCCCCAGGATTTATGGATATCGGGGATAAATCCGGTTCGAGAAGCACTCCGGGCGGATCGCATGGTGATCCGGGAGATGATTCTTGCCAGAACGGACCAGAGAGTTCAGGAGCTCATGGATTGGGCAAAGCAAAAGGGTATTGCCTTGCGGCATGAAACCCGGGAATTTCTGTCAACGCAGGTGGGGCACGATCATCATCAGGGAGTAGCTCTGCGCGCGAACGAATACCCTTACGCTTCATTGGAATCCATCCTGGAAGGGGCTGCAGGCGAGCGTGAACCGGTCATTATTCTGGACTGCATTCAGGATCCTCAAAACTTCGGGGCATTGCTGCGGAGCGCTTGTTTCCTCGGAGCGAAGGCGGTCGTTATTCCCTCGGACCGATCGGCCAGGGTCACCGCCGCAGTCATCAAGGTGGCTGCAGGCGCGACCTCCTATATCCCCATCGTGCAAGCGACCAACCTGACGCGTGTTCTGGAAACCCTGAAAGAATCGGGACTCTGGATCGTGGGCCTGGATGTAGCGGGAAACCAATCCCTCTACGAAGCGGACCTCTCACTCCCTCTGGGTCTGGTGGTGGGAAACGAACAGAAGGGGCTGCGCCCCCTGGTGCGCAAACATTGTGACTTCCTGGTGCAAATTCCGGTTCTCGGCCCCATTCAATCCCTCAATGCCGCAGCCGCCGGCGCCATCGCTCTGGCGGAGGTGCAACGCCAACGGCTCACAAAGCGAAAGTAG
- a CDS encoding YggS family pyridoxal phosphate-dependent enzyme, with product MTAIAENLSVVRKRIEEACLRCGRNPSDVRLVGVTKTVPVERIREGVLAGITILGENYIQEARKKIELLSDMKVSWHFIGHLQSNKAAVAAECFDWVETVDRESLARELNRQVQKRGKRLSVLLQVNVGEEESKSGVSPGGLPDLFRAVSQYDGLIVRGLMTLPPYFDDPNAVRPYLRMLRQLLEQLREAASRPEELTELSMGMSNDFEVAIEEGSTLVRIGTALFGSRST from the coding sequence ATGACCGCTATTGCTGAAAATCTGAGCGTCGTTCGAAAAAGAATCGAAGAAGCCTGTCTGCGGTGTGGGCGTAATCCCTCGGATGTGCGGCTTGTGGGAGTGACCAAGACCGTTCCCGTGGAACGCATTCGGGAGGGCGTACTGGCAGGAATAACGATTCTCGGGGAAAACTACATCCAGGAGGCCCGAAAAAAAATCGAACTTCTGTCGGATATGAAGGTTTCCTGGCATTTTATCGGACACTTGCAGTCCAACAAGGCCGCAGTGGCTGCGGAATGCTTTGACTGGGTGGAGACGGTAGACCGGGAAAGCCTGGCCCGCGAACTGAACCGGCAAGTCCAGAAGCGGGGAAAGCGCCTGTCCGTTTTGCTGCAGGTGAACGTGGGGGAAGAAGAGAGCAAAAGCGGTGTTTCACCCGGGGGGCTTCCGGATCTTTTCCGGGCTGTTTCCCAATATGACGGCCTGATTGTTCGGGGACTCATGACTCTGCCTCCCTACTTTGACGATCCCAACGCAGTGCGGCCCTACCTGCGCATGCTTCGGCAACTCCTGGAGCAACTCCGTGAGGCCGCCTCACGGCCTGAAGAATTGACGGAGCTTTCCATGGGGATGAGCAATGATTTCGAGGTCGCCATCGAAGAGGGGTCCACTCTGGTTCGTATCGGTACGGCGCTTTTTGGTTCGCGGTCTACTTGA